One stretch of Salmo trutta chromosome 7, fSalTru1.1, whole genome shotgun sequence DNA includes these proteins:
- the LOC115197435 gene encoding probable polypeptide N-acetylgalactosaminyltransferase 8 — translation MKRVRHKQQMGLTQARISGWEHATADTVAILDAHIEVNVGWAEPLLARIKANRTTVVTPVFDKVGFDDLHVEHYWANAHGFDWPLWCMYESFRPEWNELHDESQPGKSPSVMGIFVAHRLFLGEIGVLDGGMKIYGGENVELGIRVWLCGGSIEVVPCSKIAHIERAHKPYAPDLSYIMRRNALRVAAIWMDDYKSNVNIAWNLPLKDHGIDIGDVSERKKLREKLECKPFKWYLDNVYPTLATWGELVAYGGLQNDLLQSHCIDEGTVPGNIPLLYGCHFYQPQQCYYNTDGEIYVGGIKSHKYNNNRCLVDPGTGNTPTLHDCKLATERGLHKHWDFQQGQAIRNTHTNRCLEIAQGQNSYYMLVIQQCTGQNWRIQHVIREF, via the exons ATGAAAAGGGTGAGACACAAGCAGCAGATGGGACTGACTCAGGCCCGCATCTCAGGGTGGGAGCACGCCACCGCCGATACAGTGGCCATTCTGGATGCCCACATTGAAGTCAACGTGGGGTG GGCAGAGCCACTGCTGGCCAGGATCAAAGCAAACAGGACCACTGTGGTGACTCCTGTGTTTGACAAGGTCGGTTTTGATGACCTGCATGTGGAGCATTACTGGGCCAATGCACACGGTTTTGACTGGCCACTGTGGTGCATGTATGAGTCCTTCAGACCAGAGTGGAACGAGCTCCATGATGAATCACAACCAGGGAA GAGTCCTTCTGTCATGGGTATTTTTGTGGCACATCGACTTTTCCTTGGAGAGATTGGGGTACTTGATGGTGGAATGAAAATCTATGGAGGAGAGAATGTTGAGCTGGGGATCAGG GTGTGGCTGTGTGGAGGAAGCATAGAGGTGGTGCCTTGTTCTAAGATCGCACACATTGAGAGGGCACACAAACCTTACGCACCTGACCTGAGTTACATCATGAGAAGGAATGCACTGAGGGTAGCTGCGATCTGGATGGATGACTACAAAAGTAATGTGAACATTGCTTGGAATCTTCCGTTGAAG GATCATGGGATTGATATCGGCGAtgtgtcagagaggaagaagctCAGAGAAAAGCTTGAATGTAAGCCCTTCAAGTGGTACCTGGATAACGTGTATCCTACACTGGCCACCTGGGGGGAGCTAGTGGCCTATGGAGGA CTGCAGAATGACCTCCTGCAGAGCCATTGTATTGATGAGGGGACTGTCCCTGGGAATATACCCCTTCTTTATGGATGTCATTTCTATCAACCACAG CAATGTTATTACAACACTGATGGGGAGATCTACGTGGGTGGGATTAAGTCTCACAAGTACAACAACAACCGGTGTCTAGTTGATCCTGGCACTGGAAATACACCAACGCTGCATGATTGTAAGCTGGCAACGGAGAGGGGACTACACAAGCACTGGGATTTCCAACAG GGTCAAGCcatcaggaacacacacacaaataggtgTCTTGAGATTGCCCAGGGACAAAACTCATACTATATGCTGGTCATCCAACAATGCACTGGGCAAAACTGGAGAATTCAACATGTCATAAGAGAGTTCTAA
- the LOC115197436 gene encoding NADH dehydrogenase [ubiquinone] 1 alpha subcomplex subunit 9, mitochondrial, whose protein sequence is MAAAALVSRPASVLPRFSGSCSPVVLSAVPVTVQQRTVHHAVIPRGKGGRSSSSGVAATVFGATGFLGRYVVNRLGRMGSQIVIPHRCDQYDLMYLRPMGDLGQIIFMEWDARNKDSIRKALAHSNVVINLVGREWETKNYPFEDTYVSIPQQIAKATREAGITKLIHISHLNADIRSPSKYLRNKVVGETAVRDEFPDAIIMKPAEMFGREDRFFNHFANMRWFGKAVPLISMGTKTVKQPVHVVDVAKAIINAIKDPDANGKTYALVGPNRYLLHDLVEYVYAVAHRPFVPYPLPRPLYHLVACFFAMNPFEPWTTPDKVDRFHTTDMKYPGLPGLEDLGIIPASVEQKAIEVLRRHRRFHFLEAELADTKPAKTVNY, encoded by the exons ATGGCGGCCGCTGCGCTCGTTAGCCGTCCTGCGAGTGTCCTTCCCAGGTTTTCAG GGTCCTGCTCCCCTGTGGTGCTATCAGCCGTCCCTGTGACAGTCCAGCAGAGAACGGTCCACCATGCTGTCATCCCCAGAGGGAAAGGGGGGCGCTCCTCCTCCAGTGGGGTAGCAGCCACAGTCTTCGGAGCCACCGGCTTCCTGGGAAGATATGTTGTCAACCGCCTGG GTCGTATGGGTTCTCAGATTGTGATTCCTCACCGGTGTGACCAGTATGACCTCATGTATCTCAGGCCCATGGGGGATCTAGGACAGATCATCTTTATG GAGTGGGATGCCAGGAACAAGGATTCTATCAGAAAAGCATTGGCTCACTCCAATGTGGTCATCAACCTGGTGGGACGAGAGTGGGAAACCAA GAACTATCCCTTTGAGGACACCTATGTGAGCATCCCTCAGCAGATTGCCAAAGCCACCCGGGAGGCAGGCATCACAAAGCTGATCCATATATCTCACCTCAACGCTGACATCCGCAGCCCCTCCAAATACCTTAGGAATAAGG TTGTAGGTGAGACGGCTGTGAGAGATGAATTCCCTGATGCCATCATCATGAAGCCTGCTGAGATGTTTGGAAGGGAGGACAGATTCTTCAACCATTTTGCCA ACATGCGCTGGTTTGGGAAAGCTGTGCCTCTCATTTCCATGGGGACGAAGACGGTGAAGCAGCCTGTTCAT GTGGTAGATGTGGCCAAGGCTATCATCAATGCCATCAAGGACCCTGATGCCAATGGCAAGACATATGCACTAGTTGG ACCAAACCGTTATCTCCTTCATGACCTGGTGGAGTACGTGTATGCTGTTGCACACAGGCCCTTTGTGCCCTACCCTCTCCCACGCCCTCTCTATCA TCTTGTTGCATGTTTCTTTGCAATGAACCCATTCGAGCCTTGGACAACTCCTGACAAAGTTGATCGG TTCCACACCACAGATATGAAGTATCCAGGGCTTCCTGGCTTGGAGGACCTAGGCATTATCCCTGCCTCCGTAGAGCAGAAGGCCATCGAGGTCCTGCGTCGCCATCGCCGCTTCCACTTCTTGGAGGCTGAGTTGGCCGATACCAAGCCAGCCAAGACAGTAAACTATTGA
- the LOC115197437 gene encoding dual specificity tyrosine-phosphorylation-regulated kinase 4-like — protein sequence MFPEINNKKLNSGIVTLPQLEPAVIQVVVSNAKLHHQQSNSILPHIANKGVQNNYQTHQDERPKPSSQFSTWFGSSVENLSDSITTKGLSNKLEEAKLYKGQRLPMSPTEALRYFQGRLTEFEQQEIMDYSEIWFLGLETKKIKASHGIPQNAGYDDEHGSYNKVLHDHIGFRFEVLEVIGKGSFGQVLKCLDHKTQELVAIKVIRNKKRFHHQALVELKILDAVRRKDREKCHNVIHMKEYFYFRNHLCITFELLGVNLYELIKKNNFQGLSLVLICRFTSSLLKCLQMLHKEKIIHCDLKPENILLSQKGQGNIKVVDFGSSCYEQQRVYTYIQSRFYRSPEVILGHAYSMAIDMWSLGCIMAELYTGFPLFPGESEVEQIACIMEVLGMPPNDFVQTASRRRLFFDSKGNPRNITNSKGRKRRPNSKDLASVLKTDDPLFLDFLQHCLTWDPTKRMTPDEAMQHEWIQEARLNKPRPKTRPMIWKPRESVSSTENNYEATYRKVVTNRTAEKIGSDSNDKLKRDLSAKAGGKMVTTERLHPIGASAEVELCEGMAKVNRDTNQEASGERSVHIIIKPQLDVGTDGDQELSQCLPPIM from the exons ATGTTTCCCGAAATTAATAACAAG AAATTGAACTCGGGCATAGTGACCTTGCCCCAGCTGGAACCCGCAGTTATACAGGTTGTTGTCAGCAATGCCAAACTCCACCACCAGCAGTCCAATAGCATCCTGCCCCACATCGCCAACAAGGGGGTGCAGAACAACTACCAGACACACCAG GATGAGAGACCAAAGCCCTCCTCCCAGTTCTCCACATGGTTTGGCTCCTCAGTGGAGAACCTGTCTGACTCTATCACCACCAAGGGTCTCAGCAACAAGCTGGAGGAGGCAAAGCTTTATAAAGGACAGAGGCTGCCCATGTCTCCCACAGAGGCACTGAGGTACTTCCAAGGGCGTCTGACAGAGTTTGAGCAGCAGGAGATCATGGACTACTCAGAGATCTGGTTCCTGGGTCTGGAGACTAAGAAGATCAAGGCCTCTCACGGAATTCCTCAGAATGCAGGCTATGACGACGAGCACGGCAGCTACAACAAG GTTCTGCACGACCACATTGGCTTTCGCTTCGAGGTGCTGGAGGTGATTGGGAAAGGATCCTTTGGACAGGTCCTGAAATGTCTGGACCACAAAACCCAAGAGCTGGTCGCCATCAAGGTCATTCGCAACAAGAAAAg GTTTCACCACCAGGCCCTAGTGGAACTGAAGATCCTGGATGCTGTGAGGAGGAAAGACAGGGAAAAGTGTCACAATGTCATCCATATGAAAGAATACTTCTACTTccgcaaccatctctgcatcacctTCGAGCTGCTAGG AGTCAACCTGTATGAGCTTATCAAGAAGAACAACTTCCAGGGCCTCAGTCTGGTCCTGATCTGTCGTTTCACCAGCTCCCTGCTCAAGTGCCTGCAGATGCTGCATAAGGAGAAGATCATTCACTGTGACCTCAAACCG GAGAACATACTTCTGTCTCAGAAAGGACAAGGAAATATAAAGGTGGTTGACTTTGGGTCCAGCTGTTATGAGCAGCAGAGAG TCTACACCTACATCCAGAGTCGTTTCTATCGCTCCCCAGAGGTGATCCTGGGCCACGCCTACAGCATGGCCATCGACATgtggagtctgggctgcatcatggcTGAGCTCTACACCGGCTTCCCCCTATTTCCTGGGGAGAGCGAGGTGGAGCAGATCGCCTGCATCATGGAG GTACTTGGAATGCCTCCCAATGATTTTGTGCAGACTGCATCCAGGAGAAGGTTGTTTTTTG ACTCCAAAGGAAaccccagaaacatcacaaacaGCAAAGGGCGGAAGAGGCGACCCAACTCCAAAGACCTGGCCAGTGTTTTGAAGACCGACGATCCTCTGTTCCTGGACTTCCTTCAACACTGCCTCAC GTGGGATCCAACCAAGCGTATGACACCAGACGAAGCGATGCAACATGAGTGGATCCAGGAGGCTCGTCTCAACAAGCCCCGGCCCAAAACACGACCCATGATTTGGAAGCCCAGGGAAAGCGTGAGCAGCACAGAAAATAACTACGAGGCTACTTACCGCAAAGTAGTCACTAACAGGACAG CTGAGAAGATTGGGTCCGATAGCAATGACAAGCTGAAAAGAGACCTCTCCGCCAAGGCAGGGGGCAAGATGGTGACCACCGAGCGACTGCATCCCATTGGAGCGTCTGCAGAGGTGGAGTTGTGTGAGGGCATGGCCAAGGTCAACAGGGACACCAATCAGGAGGCGAGTGGGGAGAGGTCCGTGCATATCATCATCAAGCCTCAACTAGACGTGGGCACTGACGGAGATCAGGAACTGTCCCAGTGTCTGCCCCCTATCATGTAG